In Buchnera aphidicola (Chaitophorus populicola), a single window of DNA contains:
- a CDS encoding nucleotide exchange factor GrpE, which yields MNVKKNKKNKNISNKNSTCLEIKNTLLLLTKKYKKLKNKLLNIQQNNQILFNKCNTQIYKKIDLVHKFSLEKIIISILPILDSLEIACQSIKNFPEYNKIYQKLLKNNIFFINILLKNNIKIIDTTNIPFDPAIHQAMFLKSTKSVQKNYVVEVMQKGYLLHNRLLRPAMVSVSSD from the coding sequence ATGAATGTTAAAAAAAATAAAAAAAACAAAAATATTTCTAATAAAAATAGTACTTGTTTAGAAATCAAAAACACATTGTTACTTTTAACAAAAAAATACAAAAAATTAAAAAATAAATTATTAAATATACAACAAAATAATCAAATACTTTTTAATAAATGTAATACGCAAATATATAAAAAAATAGATTTAGTTCATAAATTTTCTTTAGAAAAAATTATTATTTCTATATTACCTATACTAGATAGTTTAGAAATAGCATGTCAATCCATTAAAAATTTTCCTGAATATAATAAAATTTATCAAAAATTATTAAAAAATAATATTTTTTTTATAAATATATTATTAAAAAATAATATTAAAATTATTGATACGACAAATATTCCTTTTGATCCTGCTATTCATCAAGCAATGTTTTTGAAATCTACGAAATCTGTTCAAAAAAATTATGTAGTAGAAGTTATGCAAAAAGGTTATTTACTACACAATCGTTTATTAAGGCCAGCTATGGTATCTGTATCTTCAGATTAA
- the lepA gene encoding translation elongation factor 4: MKKIRNFSIIAHIDHGKSTLADRLIQICGNLKKREISTRMLDTMDIEKERGITIKAQTVTTTYTAQNNKKYYLNFIDTPGHVNFSYEVKRSLSACEGALLVIDATQGIEAQTLENCYTALNMNIKIIPVINKIDLPHADSKRIMKDIEDIIGISSKNAISCSAKTGLGINLLLEKIIQKIPSPTGNQNKPLQAIIIDSWFDNYLGVVSLIRIKNGFLKKGSSIQVMSSKKNYKVEKLGIFTPKQISLNKLKCGEVGWIICGIKNILAAPVGDTLTSSKNPCKYPLPGFKKITPQIYAGLYTINSNQYENFRDALGKLSLNDASLFYEPENSSALGFGFKCGFLGILHMEIIQERLEREYNLNLISTPPTVIYEVKMVKDNQVLHINSPINFPQKGTYKEIREPIAECIILLPSKYIGNIISLCIEKRGIQKKMVYHTHQISLTYDIPMSEIVLNFFDQIKSVSSGYASLEYKFKKFKKSNLVCLNILINNQKVDALSIITHEKKCLRKGKEIIEKMKNIIPRQQFDILIQASVKNKIIARATIKQLRKNVLSKCYGGDISRKKKLLNKQKLGKKKMKKIGNINLPKEAFFSVLNINKNS; the protein is encoded by the coding sequence ATGAAAAAAATAAGAAATTTTTCTATTATTGCACATATAGATCATGGAAAATCTACTCTAGCTGATAGATTAATTCAAATCTGCGGAAATTTAAAAAAAAGAGAAATATCTACACGTATGCTAGACACAATGGATATAGAAAAAGAAAGAGGAATTACTATTAAAGCTCAAACAGTTACTACAACATATACAGCTCAAAATAATAAAAAATATTATTTAAATTTTATTGATACTCCAGGACATGTTAATTTCTCTTACGAAGTAAAACGTTCTTTATCAGCATGTGAAGGAGCATTATTAGTAATTGATGCTACTCAAGGAATAGAAGCTCAAACGCTAGAAAACTGTTATACAGCTTTAAATATGAATATAAAAATTATTCCTGTGATTAATAAAATTGATTTACCGCATGCAGATTCTAAACGAATTATGAAAGATATAGAAGATATTATTGGAATTTCTTCTAAAAATGCTATTTCTTGTTCAGCAAAAACAGGTTTAGGCATTAATCTTTTATTAGAAAAAATTATACAAAAAATTCCTTCTCCGACAGGAAATCAAAATAAACCTTTACAAGCAATAATAATTGATTCATGGTTTGATAATTATTTAGGAGTAGTTTCTTTAATAAGAATTAAAAACGGATTTTTAAAAAAAGGATCTTCTATACAAGTAATGAGCTCAAAAAAAAATTATAAAGTAGAAAAACTTGGAATATTTACACCCAAACAAATATCTTTAAATAAATTAAAATGCGGAGAAGTAGGATGGATTATATGCGGTATAAAAAATATATTAGCTGCTCCAGTAGGAGATACTTTAACTTCTTCTAAAAATCCCTGTAAATATCCTCTTCCAGGTTTTAAAAAAATCACACCTCAAATATATGCTGGATTATATACAATTAATTCTAATCAATATGAAAATTTTAGAGATGCGTTGGGTAAGCTTAGTTTAAATGATGCATCATTATTTTATGAACCAGAAAATTCATCAGCTTTAGGGTTTGGTTTTAAATGTGGTTTTCTTGGTATTTTACATATGGAAATTATTCAAGAAAGATTAGAAAGAGAATATAATCTTAATTTAATTTCTACTCCTCCAACAGTAATTTATGAAGTAAAAATGGTTAAAGATAATCAAGTTTTACATATAAATTCTCCAATTAATTTTCCTCAAAAAGGAACATATAAAGAAATACGAGAACCTATTGCAGAATGCATTATTTTATTGCCTTCAAAATATATTGGAAATATAATTTCTTTATGTATAGAAAAAAGAGGAATTCAAAAAAAAATGGTATATCATACACATCAAATATCTTTAACTTATGATATTCCAATGTCAGAAATAGTTTTAAATTTTTTTGATCAAATTAAATCTGTTTCTAGCGGATATGCCTCTTTAGAATATAAATTTAAAAAATTTAAAAAATCTAATTTAGTATGTTTAAATATATTAATTAATAATCAAAAAGTTGATGCGTTATCTATAATTACACATGAAAAAAAATGTTTACGTAAAGGAAAAGAAATTATTGAAAAAATGAAAAATATTATTCCTCGACAACAATTTGATATCTTAATACAAGCTTCAGTTAAAAATAAAATTATAGCACGTGCTACTATAAAACAATTAAGAAAAAATGTTTTATCTAAATGTTATGGAGGAGATATTTCAAGAAAAAAAAAATTATTAAATAAACAAAAATTAGGAAAAAAAAAAATGAAAAAAATTGGAAATATTAATTTACCAAAAGAAGCATTTTTTTCTGTTTTAAATATAAATAAAAATTCTTAA
- the era gene encoding GTPase Era, which produces MKKIKNQYCGKIIIIGNQNSGKSSLMNKLIGKKISITSKKKNTTRENILGIKTIKNYQFIYIDTPGFENKKNINIYKNLKLQNININNLKLVILVIDKIIWDINNSYLLNFFNKKNIPNLIVINKIDKIKKKSIILPFIKYLNEKFSQTKIIPVSSKTGDNIKILEKIIKKYIPINKHIFKKNQNNNYSLKFQIHEVIRETIMRYFGDELPYSCKIKIKSIKKNVKKEIIIHAEIYVLYLRQKKIFIGKNGKKIKLCSVISKQKIEKILNTKVHLFIWIRNIKKDLI; this is translated from the coding sequence GTGAAAAAAATAAAAAATCAATACTGCGGAAAAATAATAATTATAGGAAATCAAAACTCTGGAAAGTCTAGTTTAATGAATAAATTAATTGGAAAAAAAATTTCTATAACCTCTAAAAAAAAAAATACTACTAGAGAAAATATCTTAGGAATTAAAACAATTAAAAACTATCAATTTATATACATTGATACTCCAGGATTTGAAAACAAAAAAAATATAAACATTTACAAAAATTTAAAGTTACAAAATATAAACATAAACAATTTAAAATTAGTTATTTTAGTAATTGATAAAATAATTTGGGATATTAATAATAGTTATTTATTAAATTTTTTTAATAAAAAAAATATTCCAAATTTAATTGTTATAAACAAAATAGATAAAATTAAAAAAAAAAGTATCATATTACCATTTATTAAATATTTAAATGAAAAATTTTCTCAAACAAAAATTATACCGGTTTCATCTAAAACCGGAGATAATATAAAAATTTTAGAAAAAATTATTAAAAAATATATTCCTATTAATAAACATATTTTTAAGAAAAATCAAAATAATAATTATTCCTTAAAATTTCAAATACATGAAGTAATCAGAGAAACAATAATGAGATATTTTGGAGATGAATTACCTTATTCATGTAAAATAAAAATTAAATCAATTAAAAAAAATGTAAAAAAAGAAATAATTATTCATGCTGAAATTTATGTTTTATATTTAAGACAAAAAAAAATTTTTATTGGAAAAAATGGAAAAAAAATAAAATTATGTAGTGTGATATCTAAACAAAAAATAGAAAAAATTTTAAATACAAAAGTACATCTTTTTATATGGATTAGAAATATTAAAAAAGATTTAATATAA
- the rnc gene encoding ribonuclease III: protein MDYSETKKVQKIIGYVYTKKELLKQALTHRSSGINHNERLEFLGDSILSFVIATALYKFFPDVNEGDMSRMRATLVRGHTLAKIAHEFELGEYLKLGQGELKSGGFRRESILANTVEAIIGSVFLDSNIKTIEKLILKWYKKRLEKISPGAAQKDSKTRLQEYLQSKHLPLPTYTVVQVYGEAHNQLFTVQCKILNISENLIGIGSSRRKAEQNSAQYALIKLGIE, encoded by the coding sequence ATGGATTACTCTGAAACAAAAAAAGTACAAAAAATAATAGGATATGTATATACTAAAAAAGAACTTTTAAAACAAGCATTAACTCATAGAAGTTCTGGAATCAATCACAATGAAAGATTAGAATTTTTAGGAGATTCTATTCTAAGTTTTGTAATTGCAACAGCTTTATACAAGTTTTTTCCTGATGTAAATGAAGGAGATATGAGTCGTATGCGAGCAACATTAGTTAGAGGGCATACATTAGCAAAAATTGCACATGAATTTGAATTAGGAGAATATTTAAAACTTGGGCAAGGAGAACTTAAAAGTGGAGGTTTTAGGCGAGAATCTATATTAGCAAATACTGTCGAAGCAATTATTGGAAGTGTATTTTTAGATAGTAATATCAAAACTATAGAAAAATTAATTTTAAAATGGTATAAAAAAAGATTAGAAAAAATTAGTCCTGGAGCTGCTCAAAAAGATTCTAAAACTAGACTTCAAGAATATTTACAATCTAAGCATTTACCATTACCTACTTATACTGTTGTGCAAGTATATGGAGAAGCACATAATCAATTATTTACAGTACAATGTAAAATTTTAAATATTTCTGAAAATTTAATTGGAATAGGATCTAGCAGAAGAAAAGCAGAACAAAATTCTGCTCAATATGCTTTAATAAAATTAGGAATCGAGTGA
- the lepB gene encoding signal peptidase I: MYNIFSTFFTLFIIFIGLVWTSKVIKNLYYRYHLTKKEYNDYKNSQEDSISNIFPILIFTFIFRFFIFEPFQIPSTSMLPSLFVGDYILVKKFAYNIINPFNQKILFNIAHPLRGDIVIFKYPYNTNLNFVKRIIGIPGDKVQYNPFTKQLSIYHKYNKYLYFMNLVTYKKFIKNTFQDKNILDLKNNIVVEEINNDNHYNILISKNRIDQEKFYYKQKLNKLGTWNIPDGYYFVMGDNRDNSSDSRYWGLVPEENIIGKVSMIWFSLEQNENEWPTGIRFYRIGQMIK; the protein is encoded by the coding sequence ATGTATAATATATTTTCTACATTTTTTACACTATTTATAATTTTCATAGGTCTAGTGTGGACATCAAAAGTAATTAAAAATTTATATTATAGATATCATCTTACAAAAAAAGAATATAATGATTATAAAAATTCGCAAGAAGATTCTATAAGTAATATTTTTCCAATTTTAATTTTTACATTTATTTTCAGATTTTTTATATTTGAACCATTTCAAATTCCTTCTACATCTATGTTACCTTCTTTATTTGTAGGAGATTATATTTTAGTAAAAAAATTTGCTTATAATATAATTAATCCATTTAATCAAAAAATACTCTTTAATATAGCGCATCCTCTTAGAGGTGATATTGTAATATTTAAATATCCTTATAATACAAATTTAAATTTTGTAAAAAGAATTATTGGAATACCTGGAGATAAAGTACAATATAATCCTTTTACTAAACAACTATCTATTTATCATAAATATAATAAATATTTATATTTTATGAATTTAGTAACATATAAAAAATTTATAAAAAATACTTTTCAAGATAAAAATATTTTAGATTTAAAAAATAATATAGTTGTAGAAGAAATAAATAACGATAATCACTATAATATTCTTATATCAAAAAATCGTATAGATCAAGAAAAATTTTATTATAAACAAAAATTAAATAAATTAGGAACTTGGAATATTCCAGATGGTTATTACTTTGTTATGGGAGATAATAGAGATAATAGTTCTGATAGTCGATATTGGGGATTAGTGCCTGAAGAAAATATTATAGGTAAAGTAAGTATGATATGGTTTAGTTTAGAACAAAATGAAAATGAATGGCCAACTGGAATAAGATTTTATAGAATTGGACAAATGATTAAATAA
- a CDS encoding MBL fold metallo-hydrolase, protein MIKIKEIKILENNIVWILYKKNKCIIIDPGLSNPIINKLNQYKLTPIVVFITHLHNDHIQGLYKIIQYYPKILIITPKKIKNISKKNQIIICNVQKINILNNIFFIFPTPGHSENDISYFCYPYLFCGDILFSGGCGNTLNGGNSIKLYYSLQKIMQLPKNTIFFNSHQYTLSNLNFSHKFFKKDIFIQEYLMFMNKNYKKQKNYNSLIFEKKMNIFFRIKEKNLQEIINYWYKSDKEIEYFCNLRKIKDEF, encoded by the coding sequence ATGATTAAAATTAAAGAAATTAAAATTTTAGAAAATAATATAGTCTGGATATTATATAAAAAAAATAAATGTATTATAATAGATCCAGGATTATCAAATCCTATTATAAATAAATTAAATCAATATAAATTAACGCCTATAGTAGTTTTTATTACGCATTTACATAATGATCATATACAAGGTTTATATAAAATTATTCAATATTATCCAAAAATATTAATAATTACACCAAAAAAAATTAAAAATATATCAAAAAAAAATCAAATAATTATATGCAACGTACAAAAAATAAATATTTTAAATAATATATTTTTTATTTTTCCTACACCAGGACATAGTGAAAACGATATTTCTTATTTTTGTTATCCATATCTTTTTTGTGGAGATATTTTATTCTCTGGAGGATGTGGAAATACTTTAAACGGTGGAAACTCAATAAAATTATATTATTCACTTCAAAAAATTATGCAATTACCAAAAAATACAATTTTTTTTAACTCACATCAATATACATTATCTAATTTAAATTTTTCTCATAAATTTTTTAAAAAAGATATTTTTATTCAAGAATATTTAATGTTTATGAATAAAAATTACAAAAAACAAAAAAATTATAATTCTTTAATTTTTGAAAAAAAAATGAATATTTTTTTTAGAATTAAAGAAAAAAATTTACAAGAAATTATTAATTATTGGTATAAATCAGATAAAGAAATAGAATATTTTTGTAATTTAAGAAAAATAAAAGATGAGTTTTAG
- the tadA gene encoding tRNA adenosine(34) deaminase TadA, whose amino-acid sequence MNEHWMKLALFLAKISFNQGEVPVGSVLVHLNKVISIGWNNSITNNDPTAHAEIIALRNGGKYLKNYRLLNTKLYVTLEPCIMCLGAILNSRINTLIIGASRKNNFKNILYDTNFIYSSNSFKIKIIKNILKDECSNLMKKFFINKR is encoded by the coding sequence ATGAATGAACATTGGATGAAACTTGCTTTATTTTTAGCTAAAATTTCTTTTAATCAAGGAGAAGTTCCTGTTGGATCAGTATTAGTTCATTTAAATAAAGTAATTAGTATAGGATGGAATAATTCTATTACAAATAATGATCCTACAGCGCATGCAGAAATTATTGCATTAAGAAATGGAGGAAAATATTTGAAAAACTACAGGTTATTAAATACTAAATTATACGTAACATTAGAACCTTGTATTATGTGTTTAGGAGCAATTTTAAATAGTCGAATTAATACATTAATTATAGGAGCTAGTAGAAAAAATAATTTTAAAAATATTCTTTATGATACAAATTTTATTTATAGTTCCAATAGCTTTAAAATTAAAATCATAAAAAATATTTTAAAAGATGAATGCTCTAATTTAATGAAAAAATTTTTTATAAATAAAAGATAA
- the acpS gene encoding holo-ACP synthase produces MKIIGIGIDILRIKRIKKILQTYKKNFLNKILSNKEHFFYKKSNRKIKFIIRSFVIKEATCKAMGTGMKNGISFKNIEIYYNKKKQLKINYLKNALYYKKKLRIQKSHISFTDEKKYAQAIVILES; encoded by the coding sequence ATGAAAATTATAGGAATTGGAATAGATATATTAAGGATAAAAAGAATTAAAAAGATATTACAAACATATAAAAAAAATTTTTTAAATAAAATTTTATCAAATAAAGAACACTTTTTTTATAAAAAAAGCAATAGAAAAATAAAATTTATAATAAGAAGTTTTGTTATTAAAGAAGCAACATGTAAAGCTATGGGAACAGGAATGAAAAATGGAATATCATTTAAAAATATTGAAATTTATTATAATAAAAAAAAACAATTAAAAATAAATTATCTTAAAAATGCTTTATATTACAAAAAAAAATTAAGAATTCAAAAATCACATATTAGCTTTACAGATGAAAAAAAATATGCGCAAGCTATTGTAATTTTGGAATCATAA
- the rnhA gene encoding ribonuclease HI, whose amino-acid sequence MKKFITVFTDGSCLGNPGPGGFCTIIKYQNIIKKISTGFILTTNNRMELMSVIIGLKKIKIASYIKINTDSQYVKNGITKWIQNWKKNNWLTKNKKKVKNIDLWKKLYKLVKYHIQIKWFWIKSHSGQKDNEKCDIEAKKSAKNPKRIDFGYIYNK is encoded by the coding sequence ATGAAAAAATTTATTACAGTATTTACAGATGGTTCATGTTTAGGTAATCCTGGTCCAGGAGGATTTTGTACAATTATAAAATATCAAAATATTATTAAAAAAATTAGTACAGGCTTTATATTAACTACTAATAATCGAATGGAATTAATGAGTGTAATTATTGGTTTAAAAAAAATAAAAATAGCTTCATATATAAAAATTAATACTGATAGCCAATATGTTAAAAATGGAATTACGAAATGGATTCAAAATTGGAAAAAAAATAATTGGCTTACAAAAAATAAAAAAAAAGTAAAAAATATTGATTTATGGAAAAAATTATATAAACTTGTAAAATATCATATACAAATAAAATGGTTTTGGATTAAAAGTCATTCTGGACAAAAAGATAATGAAAAATGTGATATAGAAGCTAAAAAATCTGCAAAAAATCCTAAAAGAATAGATTTTGGTTATATATATAATAAATAA
- the smpB gene encoding SsrA-binding protein SmpB, which translates to MIKKKKQLNILFNKKAKFNFFIKKKFISGIVLYGWEVKSIRQGKIDISHSYVALRSNEIYLLNCEIQPLKTSTIIKNNFLIQKNRNIKLLLLRKEINFIASQVNKYKYTIIPISLFWKKSFCKLEIGLAIGKNLYDKRQSKKNKFLKRELSKNFKRFQC; encoded by the coding sequence ATGATAAAAAAAAAAAAACAATTAAATATATTATTTAATAAAAAAGCAAAATTCAATTTTTTTATTAAAAAAAAATTTATTTCTGGTATTGTTTTATATGGATGGGAAGTAAAGTCTATTCGTCAAGGTAAAATTGATATTAGTCATAGTTATGTAGCCTTACGTTCTAATGAAATTTATTTATTAAATTGTGAAATTCAACCTTTAAAAACATCTACTATAATTAAGAATAATTTTTTAATTCAAAAAAATAGAAATATAAAATTATTGCTTTTAAGAAAAGAAATTAATTTTATTGCTTCTCAAGTAAATAAATATAAATATACTATTATTCCTATTTCTTTATTTTGGAAAAAATCTTTTTGTAAGCTCGAAATTGGTTTAGCTATCGGAAAGAATTTATATGATAAAAGACAATCTAAGAAAAATAAATTTTTAAAAAGAGAGTTGTCAAAAAATTTTAAACGTTTTCAATGTTAA
- the dnaQ gene encoding DNA polymerase III subunit epsilon, with amino-acid sequence MNIYNRKVVLDTETTGINSTGSVYLNHRIIEIGAVEIINRRITKNFFHVYLKPNRLIDKEAYKIHGISDKFLLDKPNFSEVYKKFIKYIKNSQLIIHNSKFDLSFLNYELSLLKKNIPEILNYCTVLDTLKLSRKIFPGKKNSLEALCKRYKVNYHRKLHSAILDAKLLAKVYLLMTSHQQSFFSIHSSSKLMSDVNSNCFLNKKNIIKYASAKENTRHVKYLKHMKNNGNCLWMKNSNK; translated from the coding sequence ATGAATATATATAATCGTAAAGTTGTTTTAGATACTGAAACTACCGGAATAAATTCTACTGGATCAGTATATTTAAATCATCGAATTATTGAAATTGGTGCTGTTGAAATTATTAATCGTCGTATTACAAAAAATTTCTTTCATGTTTATCTTAAACCGAATCGATTAATAGATAAAGAAGCATATAAAATTCATGGTATATCCGATAAATTTTTATTAGATAAACCTAATTTTTCTGAAGTATATAAAAAATTTATAAAATATATAAAAAATTCACAATTAATTATTCATAATTCTAAATTTGATTTAAGTTTTTTAAATTATGAATTAAGTCTATTAAAAAAAAATATTCCAGAAATTTTAAATTATTGTACTGTTTTAGATACTTTAAAATTATCTAGAAAAATTTTTCCTGGAAAAAAAAATAGTTTAGAAGCTTTATGTAAGCGTTATAAAGTAAATTATCATAGAAAATTACATAGCGCTATTTTAGATGCAAAATTATTAGCTAAAGTGTATTTATTAATGACTTCTCATCAACAATCATTTTTTTCTATTCATAGTTCTAGTAAATTAATGTCTGATGTTAATTCAAATTGTTTTTTAAATAAAAAGAATATTATAAAATATGCTAGCGCAAAAGAAAATACTAGACATGTAAAATATTTAAAACATATGAAAAATAATGGAAATTGTTTATGGATGAAGAATTCAAATAAATAA